The nucleotide sequence ttttataagtatagaagattaaaaaataaccatgggtcggataaaaatgatctagacaccaatagaaagatTCTGAGAGGAGTGATATTCAGAAGATAaacgaattttcaatttttcaaacaataaaccattttcaagttttcaattttgacaaaaaatgtattctccTTTACATCCTTCAACCCCAAAACTTTTTCAGCACTACTGGAATATCAGGGATGATATTCTATGAGCAATTCTGTggttaaattggaaatttttgagacatTTTCAGTATTACACAGTTTGGGAACGCTGTAATTTCTTCGGTTTGAAGgaccaagtctcaacttattttatacaaaccATAAATACTAAAGTTTGTCAAAATTCACTTCTCACTGGGATAGAGATGGAATtttaaggtgcatacagactttcgctctgctccgcaatcgaacgtcacttgagcagatcgattgatgatcgaccggggagcaagagtggaacgcgagaagagctaacatctcccgcaacgttcatgatcggagcgattgcggagcgtgcgtggagcgattgcagagcgagtgcggagtgtgcgcggagcgtgttggaggcgcgtatatctctgtacgcaccttatgactATAAAAAGAATGGACTCAtggcaatatttcttgatttgtaATTAAATACTCCATTACCATTTACTGTACGCTGCTACTCAGCCTATATAACTTTTCacacaattttcaattatattttattaagctgcgtacagacttgagcgccacgaacacgcgagACAGTAGAATACATATTTAATaagcttagcatcagctgatgaaattTGCGTGTTTGTGGCGTTAAAGGCTGTACACAACTtaagattgaaattttttttcaaacatataGCTCATTTCTATCAAATTCTCTTAATACATAAGTTTATAAATCGGCTCATACTCTGAATATAAATACTTTTCTTAACGTGATTTTTGTCCCAGATAGTTTGTGACTCAGTTAATCAACCAATTTAAAACATCCTATATCTTATCTGAGCATGTGGAATTCCAACAGCTCAAAGCCAAATGATTCGATAGACATTCTTGCAGTCTACACCACCGCTTTGCCACCAGTTTTGTAACCGCCCCTGATGGGGGTAGAAGATCTCTAAATACTATAGGGCGAGTCATGGGACTTCATAAACAACAAACTTTTGCTTTCTATGTACCtaacttttaaattttattgagtGAATAAATGAGTGAATCAGACTGAGATCAGAATTGAGTGAATCAGTAAGCTAggctacttgaaatttaaacaaaacaaatcaaatGTAAAATCATGttacaaatttagataaatttcataattcggTCTTTCAGTTTATGAAGATAGCGCGAACTTTACTCGTTTAActaatacaaattaataattaggGACTCGGTCATTCAGCTACAAAAATATGATGGCATTCTCCATCTCTAAAATTATTAATCCAATTATGATTTGAAACTTGTCACTACACTAGGATTATCTCACTAATATTCTCAATAAACATGTACATATTTCACTTcactaattatcaataaaccaCTTCAGCATAATGCACGGCGGAAAATGATACATTTAAACTTTTCCACGAAATTATGTTCCCTCTCCACCGAGACGACTATTCGTAGAGTGAGAGCATAATTCAGTGGGAACAGGGTAAtacaagtttgaaatattcccaaatgCTAGTGTATTTTCCATCAGTAACGGAAGTACAGTACCATTAGGTCTCTAAAAGATGGATCACATTGAATCGTATACAATGCAAGGAATTGATCATTTTCGAGTAAAATTCAATCCAACTTTCAgtcagaaaattattttaactTTCAATCAAAGATTAACCAATCGGAGactttcttttctctctcttatctctggaaatattttactcatatttaattataataggAATGAATCGATCAACATAAACTTACCTAAGCGGAAATCTGTGAAGGTATCCACTATTACGTCAATCATCAAACTTTCCCATTCATCCTTTCCAGCGAGATCAGCCTTCTTTCCAAAGTATCTGGAAATGGCAACTGATTGCCACACTGACTTTCCATCGATTTCCAAGACAGGCACTTGTCCAAATGGAGTTGCTTCAcaacaaacattcaaacaatattAATCAGATAAGTTTTCGGCATATAAGAATTCAAGCGCAGAATGAATTCATGAAGGCAAATTGATTCAGTCAAAATAGGGTGGTCAGAGATTTTGAGGATTCAGCAGAGcatgttgaaattgataacTTGGTAAAGATACTTATAAAAGAGGCAAATATTAGGATTTGATCTTGAGAGTTCAAACAATATAAACACTCTTTTCAAACCAAAATCCATCCCATTATGTCCAAGCGAATTTCCAACCATggattacaataaaaattttcaatggttattattgtattattgacaAGAGTATATCAATTTGAGCATAGTTGTGATATTGTTAACAACTACAGTGAATGCCAAAAAGGAcctattcattataaaaaattcaataatcaaaaaaatagttaaaaTAACTTAATATCACCGTAGGAGCAATGAAATAACTTTTTAGcattaaatgtatttatttatttatttctctccatttgctgctattttaaaacttgatttgatattGAACTAACTCAATTTatgcaattttattcaataaatactcTTTTTCTTACCATTCATGAAGGTTCATAAGAATAAACaagattcattttcatttatttattcattcatttatagatCACGATAcacaataactattattaataataagtaGCCTATTCATCAGAATACTTGAgggaggaccaacaggcacagcccaaaactgtttctcccccgaatttttatttatatactaAATCAGTTTACAAAAACATGATCAATTTGTTAGCAGCAGTAGATTACCAgatatttttatctaaattattattcagaatGGAAAATGACTTGTCGTTATCATATTCAGTTTCAGTCGTTGCTCGACTCGTAAAACTTTCCACTGTATTTTGAAACAGAATAGACTAACTGGACAAGTTACATGAAATTCTTATGTAACAAACTGATTAT is from Nilaparvata lugens isolate BPH unplaced genomic scaffold, ASM1435652v1 scaffold5625, whole genome shotgun sequence and encodes:
- the LOC120356046 gene encoding glutathione S-transferase-like translates to MSGYKLTYFPVTALGEPIRWMMSYLDIKFEDYRFEREQWPSIKPTTPFGQVPVLEIDGKSVWQSVAISRYFGKKADLAGKDEWESLMIDVIVDTFTDFRLGKFMLIDSFLL